AAAAACGCCTTGAGTCGCCCATCCAAAAAGATGGGAAACCATGATCGATGACCGTTTTGGGCCGGGGATGAACCCCTATAAGTGCAGGACGTCGAATTACTATATCTTTATCATGATGTTGATGAAAGATTTCACCTCCACAAAGAATCGTACCAACAAAAAAAGCTTGATACATCATAAATTCACCAGTTTTGAATAACAAGATTTGCGAGGACAGAAAACTCTCTAACCTCATGACACCGCTAGAAGAACGAGGGAAAATTTATTCTCACAAAATTGTAATGATCACTAGACGTTGACGAAGACCATAAAGATTTTGAAGATCTGAGGTCCCCACTTATCAGTGCCAAGATGGCAGCCAGAGGCAAGGGGACCTAAATTTCTCAGATTGCGATGGCGACGGAAGAAAACTCTCTTACACCAAGTCAAATAATTTTGGCCGGTAGTTTTTTTTTTCCAAATCTCTCGCAGGCCCACAAACAAACAAACGAAAAAACAAAATATGGGCCAAGCCCACATCCTGCGACTAGAAACAGGCTGACGGAAAAAGGAAAACAAGGAGGCTGAAACAATGGTCGTGATGAAGGAATCACATGCATAACGATGCGGATGATTCTTGATAAAGAAAAGCAGAACAATGCGGATCGGAGTTAGGACGAGATTTACAACAGAGAACGGATCAAATAAGGATCCCATGGTCCAAAATTTAGATCTGAGGTAGCTATTTCACATCTGAAATAGCAAAACTATAACATTATAGTCCATATTAGACTTTTCATTCGGCAATAACTCCAGTGGATATAAACAGAAACTATATAACTTGATTATGATATAACTAGCAAAACGGCCGTGCGTTGTAATGGAAGAAAAAAAGCATAATCTGCAACACGACCATATTTTGCAGCATCaccgagatacactatcactcttATTTTCATGAAATcataaacaatttttgaaaatcatgAGCTTTTTTTTAGaattgtgaatatttttcaaattcctTAACATTTTtacagttttttgaattttttgtaaaatcatgaacatttatgcaattttcaaacattttctaaaaattgtGAACAGTTtctaaaatatttttattgaataggcgaacatttctagaatcgccgaacattttcttgaaattggtggaacaatttttaaaattgaCGAAGATGTTTAGAAATGCATGATCTTTTTTTAATCAGTGAACATTTTGTGAATCAATAAACTATTTGTAAGTCAACAGTTTTTGAATTTTTACTATATTTTTAAGTTCATGAACAATTTTCATACACAATATTTttataaaatcatgaacattttttgatttcccAGACATTTGTTTTCAAAATTGTGATTATTTTTTGAATATGCAAACATTTTAGAAAATCCGAAAAGATTTATGAATTACTAAAATAATAGAAATTCTTTTTTATTTTTGGAACTTTTTTAAAGTCCGaaattatttaaagtagaaaaTACAAAGATggaaaaggaaaaaatatatatatataacgaaATTTAAAAAACAGGCCGCCCAAACAGGCACGCAGTGTCTTCTCCTAGCGTGCAAAGCGTAGTATAGAAGGTTTCTACTGCATGGGTCGTCCCAGGCGGAGATTCCTCTGTGTGAAACATTTTTTTATCACTTACAGGTTGCATCTGTGGGTAANNNNNNNNNNNNNNNNNNNNNNNNNNNNNNNNNNNNNNNNNNNNNNNNNNNNNNNNNNNNNNNNNNNNNNNNNNNNNNNNNNNNNNNNNNNNNNNNNNNNNNNNNNNNNNNNNNNNNNNNNNNNNNNNNNNNNNNNNNNNNNNNNNNNNNNNNNNNNNNNNNNNNNNNNNNNNNNNNNNNNNNNNNNNNNNNNNNNNNNNNNNNNNNNNNNNNNNNNNNNNNNNNNNNNNNNNNNNNNNNNNNNNNNNNNNNNNNNNNNNNNNNNNNNNNNNNNNNNNNNNNNNNNNNNNNNNNNNNNNNNNNNNNNNNNNNNNNNNNNNNNNNNNNNNNNNNNNNNNNNNNNNNNNNNNNNNNNNNNNNNNNNNNNNNNNNNNNNNNNNNNNNNNNNNNNNNNNNNNNNNNNNNNNNNNNNNNNNNNNNNNNNNNNNNNNNCGGTTGCTGCTCactggaggaaggcggcggcggcgctgaccGCATGGTGCGAGCGCGCGCTCGCACACAGGGGGTTGAGCGCATTCAGCCGACCGCTAGGAATGGCGTAGGTGTCGCAACAGAGGTGGAGAGGGAGCCGAGGAGGAGACCGGGCGACGAATGGGTGGCGTGCTCGCCGGCATTAGCCAATGGCGCGGCGGCCGGTGTCGAGTGCCAGGCCGGAATCGGGGTAGCTAGGTTATAGGGGCTAGGTGGGCTGCGGGGATGGTTGGGCCAACCTGGCAGGCTGTTGTTCCTCTATCTTATTCTCTTTTCTTTCTATTTATTAAATATAAAAGAGAGCAAAAAGGAAAGAGGGTTAGGAATGGGTTTTTGGCAAGGAGCTATTTtttccggactcacaaaaatgtgcttgatCCAGGAAAAATAGAAATGAGCATAAGTGAAAGGTTTAAATTAaagctcatttgaatttaattaaatgggtttgaactagaagTTGGGTTTAGGATTTCCCACAATTGATGAAAATTTTCGTGTTAATTGCACTTTGCACAATCTGAATATTGTTAGATCAATCTGAGTATAGGAAGAAGCCTctaggttgccacttttacatgtaTGAGCGGTCGACATGGCCAATGTTCaatccgtagcaacgcacgggcctttttgctagttaTTAAAAAAATAGATTATAGTCCATATTATTATTTCACTTGATAATAAGCCCCGACGATATAAACCGAATAACATGGCCGGGTGTATTTAAAGTCGAAGAGAAGCTTAAGCTGGTCTCTCGACAAGCTTAAGCCACGAAGAACTGACCCTTTATTACCCCATTCGCAAACGTTCAAGACACCCACGTGCGATGCGTGTGTAATGCACCCATGATGATCAGTTATAAGCAACTCTTGGGGACGAACCCGACCTTGCCTCCACGCAGGTCGTAAACCACCTCCGTCGTCGCCTGAGCCAAGGTGCCGATAACCGATATGCCCCGTGCGTGCGCCGGCACCGGCGCGAACGCGAGGCACCCGACGGGGAAGATGTTACCGCGGTCCTTGAAGTACATCGTCTGCTGGACGCCGGGCTCCAGGCCCGCACCGCCCTCGAAGGTGAGCTCGACCGCCGGCACCCCGACGCTGCTCTGGCCGGTGAAATTGTAGCACGTGTCGAGCTCGCCGTACGGCGGCGCCACAGGGTACTGCCCCATCCACCCCCTGAACTGATCGCGGAGGGCCGCGTAGACCTTCGGCTGCAGGTAGGTGAACGTGGTGTGCAGCTCCATCAGCGCGTCGCCGGCGAGTGCCTGAGGCGGAACCGGGATGTCCACCCCGCCGACGCTCACGCCGACGAGCCGGAGGAAGTACAGGTTCGGGTGGGAGGCTTTGCTCTTTAGGGTGGCGTAGCTCACTATGTTCGGGCGCGTGGCGCCGAAGGAGAGGAAGCCCGCCGAGTAGGGGAAGGCCGAGGGCAGGCAGTAGGAGAAGGCGACCGTGTCCGGCGACAGAACGACCCGCGACGCCAGCGATTGGGGGTCCCGGCTGAGGTCGAGGACTCCCGACGAGCTGCCCACCGTGCTGGCGCCGCGCGTCTCCAAGCAGACGAACCTGAAATCGTCCACGGCGACCGACCGCGAGACCGTGAGCGTGTCGGTGACGAAGGTGGCGTTGAGCACGACGGCGCCCTTCTTTGTCAGGGTCGCCGTGCAGCTGGGTCCGGAGCAGTCGCTCAGCGGGCATTTTCTCGAGCCGCACAGGATCTGGGCGAGGGAAGACGACCGGGACGGGTCGAAGAGCCGCTTCTTGCCGCACCGGCCCCCGGCGCATGGCTCGCACCGGAGGAGCGTGGCTCCCACGGTGGCCGTGTCGAATCCCACCGTGAGTCTCTGCACCGGGGTGCCGTAGCCGACGGTGACGTGGTACTCTGATGCGCCCGGAAGAGACTGGAGTGGGGTTCCGATCGAGGGGATCGTCAACCCGGACTTTTTATAGTCGCCTGAGTCGCCGAAGAGGGCGCGCAGGCGGAGGGCGTCGCCGATCGAGGGCATGCTTTGGCCCGAACCGGCACCGGCGCCAGAAGCAGGAGCGCACGGGCTAAGCCGATGCATTACTGGCAGCCGTCCTCCGTCTCCTGAAAAATGACCACAACCACAAGTTCATTAGCAGCATGAGAGGTTTGGTTCTGGGTTCTGATGCAGAGATAGATGCAAGGCACTTCACCAGAAGGGACGGGCGAGCAGGTCGACGGACTCCTCGGATCGGATGAGAGGACAACAAAGTGCTTTCCACCATTGGTGTAGCTCGTGTGGTAAGAGCTGCCAAGGTGAGCAGCAGCAAGAATCAGACAGAAAAGCAGAGAGGGAATGGCGGAAGCCATTGCTTGTTGTGCTATGTAATGGCGGTAAAGTTGCATGGTACCTCGTAGAAACCTGCCCTATATATAGCCGTAACATCCAGCTAGGTCGCCAGCGTTTGAAACTGTCATCTCTCCTCCTACGACGCCCGACGACGGGGATCAGTCTTTTGCCGTGTGTTCTCCTATGACGATCAGCCCAAAGCCAGGTACATACAAGCGCTTGTGCCTGCGGAAATGGATAGGGATTTACGCCCATCCTTCCAAAATGGGAGGAGAATTTTACACAGCTAGCTACTAGCGGGAAGAATGAGCGATCAAGTTATCCATATCAATAGCTTCATTGCTAGCTGTTAGAGCATGCGCACTATCTTAGCCGCATGCTGGAAAAAACTTTTTTTTTTGTGCACGCAGAGCCGAAATGGGCGCTCCAGCAACCGCGCAATAATCACACACGCGGTATAATGGGTTCAGCGCGCGGAGGAAGACGGCATTGGGCGATGCTTATCTCGTGCCCCCGTTCCCGCGCGCTGGACAACGACGACTCGCGTGCAACTTCACCAACCGCTAGATCTGAGACCTTCAGGCGCCGGGGCCGCCGCCCGCACCTTCCCCAT
This portion of the Triticum dicoccoides isolate Atlit2015 ecotype Zavitan chromosome 7A, WEW_v2.0, whole genome shotgun sequence genome encodes:
- the LOC119329625 gene encoding aspartyl protease family protein At5g10770-like — translated: MASAIPSLLFCLILAAAHLGSSYHTSYTNGGKHFVVLSSDPRSPSTCSPVPSDGGRLPVMHRLSPCAPASGAGAGSGQSMPSIGDALRLRALFGDSGDYKKSGLTIPSIGTPLQSLPGASEYHVTVGYGTPILCGSRKCPLSDCSGPSCTATLTKKGAVVLNATFVTDTLTVSRSVAVDDFRFVCLETRGASTVGSSSGVLDLSRDPQSLASRVVLSPDTVAFSYCLPSAFPYSAGFLSFGATRPNIVSYATLKSKASHPNLYFLRLVGVSVGGVDIPVPPQALAGDALMELHTTFTYLQPKVYAALRDQFRGWMGQYPVAPPYGELDTCYNFTGQSSVGVPAVELTFEGGAGLEPGVQQTMYFKDRGNIFPVGCLAFAPVPAHARGISVIGTLAQATTEVVYDLRGGKVGFVPKSCL